A DNA window from Acidobacteriota bacterium contains the following coding sequences:
- a CDS encoding amidohydrolase family protein, translating to MALDEVVEGDDGIAVCQQPLRHHASDVAGGAGDEDGHDRSGAGTESLLFPRPGTGGNMRRRPQPCLHVLGALLLAGGCGGAPAANPPADAEAVTAVVYSGARLIPGDGAAPVDGGVLVVDTGVIIDAGPADAVTAPEGAHVVDLSGRTVIPALVNLHGHVGFQRGLTYDGANYTRENIEDHLQRYAYHGVGVIVSMGTDAGDLWREIQSDQAAGRTSGARLFTAGRGLAAPMAGPGAAALRPSAAGVTSEDEGRALVRELAGQGVSFIKIWVDDRGGTVEKLAPAYYRAIIDEAHQQGVDVIAHVFYHDDAEDLVAAGVDGFAHLVRDREMDDALIDAIVENDVFVMPNLGISERGRHAAPPPWVGEPLLAETVGAAVLARMDDSFSRREPAAAERAAQSYALMERSLAKLQAAGASLVLGSDSGVQDHVFGFSAHRELELMVAAGLSPMDAIVTATSRSADRLGLSDTGRLTSGARADFLVLDGNPLDDITSTRRIDAVYLAGTAVDRESLSAAWTSR from the coding sequence ATGGCCCTGGACGAGGTTGTCGAAGGCGACGACGGCATCGCCGTTTGCCAGCAACCTCTCCGCCACCACGCTTCCGATGTAGCCGGCGGCGCCGGTGACGAAGACGGTCATGACAGGAGTGGGGCAGGAACGGAATCGCTATTATTCCCAAGACCCGGAACCGGAGGCAACATGAGAAGGCGTCCACAACCCTGCCTGCATGTGCTCGGAGCGCTGCTGCTCGCCGGGGGGTGCGGCGGTGCGCCGGCGGCGAATCCGCCCGCCGACGCCGAGGCGGTGACTGCCGTCGTCTACAGCGGCGCTCGGCTGATTCCGGGCGACGGCGCGGCGCCGGTCGACGGTGGCGTGCTGGTGGTGGACACAGGCGTCATCATCGACGCCGGCCCGGCCGATGCGGTTACGGCGCCCGAGGGGGCGCACGTCGTCGATCTCTCCGGCCGAACCGTCATTCCGGCCCTCGTCAACCTGCACGGCCACGTCGGATTTCAGCGCGGTCTGACCTACGACGGCGCTAACTACACCCGCGAGAACATTGAGGATCACCTGCAGCGCTACGCCTACCACGGCGTCGGCGTCATCGTCTCGATGGGGACGGACGCCGGTGATCTCTGGCGCGAAATCCAGAGCGATCAGGCGGCTGGCCGAACCAGCGGGGCGCGGCTCTTCACGGCGGGGCGCGGCCTGGCGGCGCCAATGGCCGGTCCCGGCGCCGCCGCCCTTCGGCCATCGGCGGCCGGTGTGACGAGCGAGGACGAAGGACGAGCCCTGGTGAGGGAACTCGCGGGGCAGGGCGTTTCGTTCATCAAGATCTGGGTGGACGACCGTGGCGGCACGGTCGAGAAGCTGGCGCCGGCCTATTACCGGGCAATCATCGACGAGGCCCATCAGCAGGGTGTCGACGTCATCGCGCACGTCTTCTATCACGATGATGCGGAAGACCTGGTAGCGGCCGGCGTCGATGGTTTCGCGCATCTGGTCCGCGACCGGGAGATGGATGACGCGCTGATAGACGCGATTGTCGAGAACGATGTCTTCGTCATGCCGAACCTCGGGATCTCGGAGCGGGGCCGGCATGCCGCGCCACCGCCCTGGGTAGGCGAACCACTGCTGGCCGAGACGGTGGGCGCCGCCGTCCTGGCCCGGATGGACGATTCGTTCAGCCGCCGGGAGCCCGCTGCCGCGGAGCGCGCCGCGCAGTCCTATGCCCTGATGGAACGCAGCCTCGCCAAGCTGCAGGCAGCGGGCGCGTCACTCGTCCTCGGCTCGGACTCCGGTGTGCAGGATCACGTTTTCGGCTTCTCCGCGCACCGCGAGCTGGAGCTGATGGTTGCGGCCGGTCTGAGTCCGATGGATGCGATCGTCACGGCGACGAGCCGGTCCGCCGACCGCCTCGGCCTGAGCGATACCGGACGGCTGACCTCCGGCGCCCGCGCCGACTTCCTCGTGCTCGACGGCAACCCGTTGGACGACATCACCAGCACGCGCCGTATAGACGCGGTCTACCTGGCCGGTACCGCGGTGGATCGGGAGTCCCTGAGCGCGGCCTGGACGTCGCGTTGA
- a CDS encoding tryptophan 7-halogenase, protein MAAASVTRLHPDPDHELHHIYDSRIPVIGVGEGSWPSLVQQLQELTKLPHEAVQQRVQGTRKYGVAFEGWGQRNRDFTHYFTPQQVSYAYHLSADSMADLLNESARARHIDARVLSITRVEGGAQVEFEGLTPERYDLVFDARGFPAELHPDRHIDISFIPTNTAVIRRCPAIVQEKEDMPVLQPTYTRAVARPHGWIFVIPLTVHTSYGYIFNRNVSSLDEVESDFDAFLESDGVSEFEQRAVISFPNFVHRHIYDGAIARIGNAAAFMEPLEATAIVSAQLQIGMVLHIRLNRAIENLERDAPVVNRFLVNNMLCYGLFVGWHYSCGSKYESRFWRHARDHAWPQHREAADPEVVGCAALRRFDEMIELMNQSVIDKADWNRMCAVPLTSYCQVSQGLGC, encoded by the coding sequence ATGGCGGCGGCAAGCGTAACACGCCTTCATCCGGACCCCGACCACGAGCTACACCACATATATGACTCGCGCATTCCGGTAATCGGAGTGGGTGAAGGCAGTTGGCCAAGCCTCGTTCAGCAATTGCAGGAACTGACGAAACTTCCCCATGAAGCCGTTCAGCAACGCGTGCAAGGCACGCGCAAGTACGGTGTGGCGTTTGAAGGGTGGGGGCAGCGCAACCGGGACTTCACACACTACTTCACGCCGCAACAGGTGTCCTACGCCTACCACCTGTCTGCCGATTCAATGGCGGACTTGCTGAACGAAAGCGCCCGCGCGCGCCATATCGACGCGAGAGTTCTCAGTATCACCAGGGTGGAGGGTGGCGCTCAGGTCGAATTCGAAGGCCTGACGCCGGAACGCTACGACCTGGTCTTCGATGCCCGTGGGTTCCCGGCGGAACTTCACCCGGACCGGCACATCGACATCTCCTTCATCCCCACGAATACAGCCGTCATCCGCCGCTGTCCGGCGATCGTCCAGGAAAAAGAGGATATGCCGGTTCTGCAACCCACCTATACGCGTGCGGTTGCGCGTCCGCACGGCTGGATATTCGTCATTCCGCTTACCGTACACACGTCCTATGGGTATATCTTCAACCGCAATGTATCGAGCCTTGACGAAGTTGAATCGGACTTTGACGCCTTCCTCGAATCCGATGGCGTATCGGAATTTGAGCAACGCGCCGTCATTTCGTTTCCGAATTTCGTCCATCGTCATATTTATGATGGCGCAATAGCCCGGATCGGCAATGCAGCGGCCTTCATGGAACCCCTCGAGGCAACGGCGATCGTATCGGCGCAGTTGCAGATTGGGATGGTTCTCCACATACGCCTTAACCGTGCGATAGAGAATCTTGAGCGCGACGCTCCGGTGGTCAATCGATTCCTGGTCAACAACATGCTCTGCTACGGCCTGTTCGTCGGTTGGCACTATTCCTGTGGCTCGAAGTACGAGAGCAGGTTCTGGCGTCACGCTCGTGACCACGCCTGGCCGCAGCACCGGGAGGCAGCGGACCCCGAGGTGGTGGGTTGCGCCGCGCTCCGGAGATTCGACGAAATGATCGAACTGATGAACCAGTCCGTCATCGACAAGGCGGACTGGAACCGGATGTGCGCGGTCCCGCTCACCAGCTATTGCCAGGTGTCCCAGGGCCTTGGTTGCTAG
- a CDS encoding PQQ-dependent dehydrogenase, methanol/ethanol family, whose translation MVTVGVALAAVVALAASGGVNAQTQEEQREAPAFSPVTPERLLNSDAEPHNWLMYSGNYLAQRYTRLDQIDQRSVEDLEIAWVYQLAVLDRAETTPLVVDGVMYITESPSTVIAVDAATGRPYWRYEHPLPDDLIFCCGRNNRGVAVQGDRVIMSTLDAHIVALDARTGSVLWNTEVHEASSGYSKTAAPLVVGDKVFTGVAGGEYGIRGLVDAYSLETGEREWRFYTTPSPDHPDNRTWSGDSWRTGGAATWMTGSYDPELNLLYWGTGNPGPDYDGSVREGDNLYSDSVVALDADTGELKWYFQFTPHDIHDWDATQIPILADVVWEGEERKLMLFPNRNAFFYVLDRETGEFLLGKPYARQTWAEGLDENGRPILVPGMEPSREGTVVSPAITGGSNWWSPTYSPRTGLIYVMAYDAATRYFIRPVEYQEGQSYRAGGGESPEPLENYTRAVRALSPQTGDLQWEFEVDSRTTSGLMSTAGDLVFGGTADGFFFALDALTGERLWYKNIGGRVHAGPMAYAVNGRQHVAIAAGNAVFSFALPE comes from the coding sequence ATGGTAACGGTCGGTGTCGCGCTGGCGGCGGTCGTGGCGCTGGCCGCATCGGGCGGAGTTAACGCCCAGACGCAGGAGGAACAGCGCGAAGCTCCTGCGTTCTCGCCGGTAACGCCGGAGCGGCTGTTGAACTCGGACGCGGAGCCGCACAACTGGCTGATGTACTCGGGCAACTACCTGGCGCAGCGCTACACGCGTCTGGATCAGATTGATCAGCGGAGTGTGGAGGATCTGGAGATCGCGTGGGTCTACCAGTTGGCCGTGCTCGACCGCGCTGAGACCACGCCACTCGTGGTCGACGGAGTGATGTACATCACCGAGTCGCCCAGCACCGTCATCGCGGTCGACGCGGCGACGGGCCGGCCGTACTGGCGCTACGAACATCCGTTACCGGACGATCTGATCTTCTGCTGCGGGCGGAACAACCGCGGCGTCGCCGTGCAGGGCGATCGGGTGATCATGAGCACGCTCGACGCGCACATCGTCGCGCTTGACGCGCGAACTGGCAGCGTGCTGTGGAACACCGAGGTGCACGAGGCTTCGTCCGGCTACAGCAAGACAGCGGCGCCGCTAGTCGTCGGCGACAAGGTGTTCACCGGCGTCGCGGGTGGCGAGTACGGCATCCGGGGCCTCGTTGATGCCTACAGCCTTGAAACCGGCGAGCGCGAATGGCGCTTCTACACCACGCCCAGCCCTGACCACCCGGACAACCGCACATGGTCCGGCGATTCATGGCGAACCGGCGGCGCAGCCACCTGGATGACCGGATCCTATGACCCGGAGTTGAATCTCCTCTATTGGGGAACGGGCAACCCGGGACCCGACTACGACGGCTCCGTGCGGGAGGGCGACAACCTCTATTCCGACTCGGTGGTGGCGCTCGACGCCGATACAGGCGAGCTGAAGTGGTACTTCCAGTTCACCCCCCACGACATCCACGACTGGGACGCGACGCAGATCCCCATCCTGGCCGACGTCGTATGGGAAGGCGAAGAGCGCAAGCTCATGCTCTTCCCGAACCGCAATGCCTTCTTCTACGTGCTTGACCGTGAGACCGGCGAATTCCTGCTCGGCAAGCCGTACGCCCGGCAGACGTGGGCGGAGGGGCTTGACGAGAACGGCCGGCCCATCCTGGTTCCCGGGATGGAGCCGTCACGGGAAGGAACTGTCGTCTCACCGGCGATCACTGGCGGCTCCAACTGGTGGTCACCCACCTACAGTCCGCGTACGGGCCTGATCTACGTGATGGCGTATGACGCTGCGACGCGATACTTCATCCGCCCGGTCGAGTACCAGGAAGGCCAGAGCTACCGGGCCGGGGGAGGAGAGTCCCCCGAGCCGCTGGAGAACTACACGCGGGCCGTTCGCGCCCTGTCGCCGCAGACCGGCGATCTGCAGTGGGAGTTCGAGGTCGATTCACGGACAACGTCCGGCCTGATGTCAACGGCTGGCGACCTGGTCTTCGGCGGCACCGCCGACGGTTTCTTCTTCGCGCTCGATGCTCTGACCGGCGAGCGGCTCTGGTACAAGAACATCGGTGGCCGTGTCCATGCCGGCCCGATGGCCTACGCCGTCAATGGCCGGCAGCATGTCGCCATCGCGGCAGGCAACGCCGTCTTCTCGTTCGCGCTGCCGGAGTAG
- a CDS encoding ATP-binding cassette domain-containing protein yields MLLGIFSRASRKAAPEPSTQRVTTPILLQMHATECGAACLGSVLGYFGRWVSLTELRDKCEVSRDGSSAASIVRAARHYGLECSGLSVRAHQLRKLQLPLIVFWQFSHFVVVEGLDSRFFYLNDPATGRRRLSAAEFTKGFSGIALRFKRGPDFKPGGEQAGLLAQLSALLAGEWSVLTGTIACTFMLTLLALVVPVTLSVFVDDVLDGQGPWGGLVAALLGGGILVYVLSLLKHRFLQRLAIRISVIGYDRGLSRLLRLPVEFFAHRLVGDLTDRVSSIDRIAKNLTDQFLVLIVDMAMSVVLLVAMLAYDVTLTLIVLLLAVVHGVLAYFLHSPRAVRSQAMRREQGLLIGVGMQMLSHADNLRMTGSDDRFYSRWSGQQARELHARQLYSQLGHVNAALPGLISVLRSASILAVGASMVIAGDMTLGALVGFYILAELFLAPVGRFLEFVDKRQALETDLQRLEDVSRTAEDPVFSRRSSESESIPTFNGRLQLAGQLELRGVTFGFNKSRPPLIKDFNLVIKPGQRVAVVGPSGSGKSTLAHLVSGIYRPWSGDILLDEHPRDEIPDEVLRRSISMVDQEVVLFSASVRDNITMWNRAVPDEVIIAAARDACIHDDILLRPQGYSTLVQEGGSNFSGGQRQRLEIARALVGNPTVLVLDEATSALDAATEEYVDDALRRRGVTCLIVAHRLSTVRDCDEIIVLDKGVEVQRGTHDELIADEDGTYFKLVKSG; encoded by the coding sequence ATGCTGTTGGGCATCTTCAGTCGGGCAAGCCGAAAGGCCGCGCCGGAGCCCTCGACGCAAAGGGTAACCACGCCGATTCTGTTGCAGATGCACGCGACAGAATGTGGCGCCGCCTGCCTCGGAAGCGTACTGGGCTACTTCGGGCGCTGGGTGTCGCTCACCGAATTACGCGACAAGTGCGAGGTGAGCCGGGACGGCAGTAGCGCGGCGAGTATTGTGCGCGCCGCCCGGCACTATGGTCTCGAATGCAGCGGACTCAGCGTACGAGCCCATCAACTCCGGAAGCTGCAGTTGCCGCTGATCGTATTCTGGCAATTCAGTCACTTCGTCGTAGTCGAAGGGCTTGATAGCCGGTTCTTCTATCTCAATGATCCGGCCACGGGGCGGCGGAGGCTATCCGCCGCGGAGTTCACCAAGGGCTTCAGCGGAATCGCGCTGCGATTCAAGCGCGGACCCGATTTCAAGCCCGGTGGTGAGCAGGCCGGCCTGCTGGCGCAGTTGAGCGCCCTGCTTGCCGGAGAATGGAGTGTTCTGACCGGCACGATTGCCTGCACATTCATGCTGACGTTGCTGGCACTCGTCGTTCCCGTAACCCTCAGTGTCTTCGTGGATGATGTTCTGGATGGCCAGGGGCCCTGGGGCGGATTGGTGGCTGCCTTGCTCGGCGGCGGCATCCTCGTATACGTCCTGTCCCTGCTCAAGCACCGATTCCTGCAGCGGCTCGCAATTCGAATTTCGGTGATTGGCTACGACCGGGGGTTGTCGCGGCTGCTTCGCCTGCCGGTGGAGTTCTTTGCCCACAGGCTGGTCGGCGACTTGACCGATCGGGTCTCTTCCATCGACAGAATCGCGAAGAATCTGACGGACCAGTTTCTTGTGCTCATTGTCGATATGGCGATGAGCGTCGTGCTACTCGTCGCGATGTTGGCCTACGACGTCACGCTGACGCTGATCGTGCTCCTGCTGGCCGTCGTGCACGGAGTGCTCGCCTACTTCCTCCACTCACCCCGGGCGGTTCGAAGCCAGGCGATGCGGCGCGAACAGGGATTGCTGATTGGCGTCGGCATGCAGATGTTGAGTCATGCGGACAACCTGCGCATGACCGGATCGGACGACCGGTTCTATTCGCGTTGGAGCGGTCAGCAGGCGCGCGAACTGCACGCGCGCCAGCTCTACTCGCAACTCGGCCATGTCAATGCTGCGCTTCCGGGCCTGATCAGCGTACTTCGCAGCGCGTCGATTCTTGCCGTCGGGGCAAGCATGGTCATCGCCGGAGACATGACGCTGGGGGCTCTGGTCGGGTTCTACATCCTGGCGGAGCTGTTTCTGGCGCCTGTCGGACGCTTCCTGGAGTTCGTCGACAAACGCCAGGCGCTCGAAACCGATTTACAGCGACTCGAAGACGTTTCCAGGACCGCTGAAGATCCCGTCTTCAGCCGCCGAAGTTCGGAGTCCGAGTCGATTCCCACCTTCAACGGACGGCTCCAGCTTGCCGGCCAGCTCGAATTGCGAGGCGTCACCTTTGGCTTCAACAAGAGCCGGCCTCCCTTGATCAAGGACTTCAACCTCGTGATCAAGCCGGGGCAGCGGGTTGCGGTGGTCGGTCCCAGCGGTTCCGGCAAGTCGACACTGGCGCATCTGGTTTCCGGCATCTATCGGCCCTGGTCGGGCGATATCCTGCTGGATGAGCATCCGCGCGACGAGATTCCCGACGAAGTGCTGCGGCGGTCCATCTCCATGGTGGATCAGGAGGTCGTGCTCTTTTCCGCGTCCGTACGCGACAACATCACCATGTGGAACCGGGCCGTTCCGGATGAAGTCATCATCGCCGCGGCGCGCGATGCGTGCATCCATGACGACATTCTCCTCAGGCCGCAGGGGTATTCCACTCTCGTGCAGGAAGGCGGATCGAATTTCAGCGGCGGACAGCGTCAACGGCTGGAAATCGCTCGCGCGTTGGTGGGTAATCCGACAGTGCTCGTTCTGGACGAGGCGACAAGCGCTCTCGATGCCGCAACGGAGGAATATGTCGATGACGCCTTGCGGCGTCGCGGCGTCACCTGCCTGATCGTGGCTCACAGGCTGAGCACCGTGCGGGATTGTGACGAGATCATCGTGCTCGACAAGGGTGTGGAAGTGCAGCGGGGCACGCACGACGAGTTGATTGCGGACGAGGATGGTACGTATTTCAAGCTGGTCAAGTCAGGCTGA
- a CDS encoding ATP-binding cassette domain-containing protein: MQDTSTRYTSIAELAARSGTSVPCAGNLPVDLDDADSAWFIDQGTVDLFLIEFKDGVEQAAPQHLLRRESGWLLPGVAPDEQDNNDKDTSLRVIAKGSPGTLLKRLPASRLSKVDPAELAEHTDTWLTDITDALARFVSRSPRPTTLAEPGMTRTLGPGTLSARRGVVWVSEPSLGASLFMDMLDQAELDEASGPRAAVIPLTRTSWLTLFDESTVSAKSTEALAREGALLPALAFFHVVAFALERLNRRLAVVDEASLDRERTTSHRTAEKTARRRLFNIYDLPIERDADLEDTALADALRIVGRHQGIDFRIPSRSVPSDAPVGLVDILDASGVRARRVRFRAEGNWWRGDSNALLAFRAVDGRPVALLPGMFGRYREVDPASKRSVRMTADRAGALQQDAWMFYPPLPSENVKLADLLRIALHGSAGDIVRLVIAGIPGGLIKLLPALALGFVANHIVAGGSAGVLYAVAVTLAAFGLLGALLHLLQNTAMMRLEGRSASRVEAAFWDRLMRLPSGILHRHSAGDLAMSGMTFQNMRDGLQGVVVDSALSVIFLLPVFAVIFFYDAALGVIALLFSLASLLITVAIGLRQMSPSGRMINASRRVAGRLFQIVEGIAKLRVENAEGSAFAIWARDYREQKRAELELGALEGHSRALGAALPFLAGGVLLFAVVTVGDRNVPVGDFLVVYTVFIAFQYAIARLGGSLGTVAALLPAFDQMRPILAATPEIEVEGAPVERLGGEILFDHISFRYDSDGPLILDDVTIRARPGEFVAIAGESGAGKSTLFRLALGIDRPSAGAVYYDGRDLKHLNLKQVRRKIGAVPQSVRLHPQDLWDNIVAHHEGTTTEEVWQSARTAGIEREIKAMPMGMMTMVGASGSVVSGGESQRVTIARALIGTPRIMLLDEATNWLDNESQAEVMQNLALLTSTRIVIAHRLSTLEQADRIYVMQAGKVVQSGTFEELMEVDGVFKELVKRQVA; this comes from the coding sequence ATGCAGGACACCAGTACGCGGTACACGTCGATAGCCGAACTCGCGGCCCGATCCGGCACATCCGTGCCCTGCGCCGGCAACCTCCCCGTGGATCTCGACGATGCGGATAGCGCCTGGTTCATTGATCAGGGCACCGTCGATCTGTTCTTGATCGAATTCAAGGACGGGGTCGAGCAGGCAGCCCCGCAGCATCTGCTGCGCCGCGAGTCCGGCTGGCTGCTGCCGGGCGTCGCACCGGACGAACAAGACAACAACGACAAAGACACCTCGCTCCGGGTGATTGCCAAAGGGTCGCCAGGCACGCTTCTGAAACGCCTGCCGGCATCCCGGCTGTCCAAGGTTGATCCGGCAGAACTGGCGGAACACACCGATACCTGGCTGACCGACATTACTGATGCACTTGCTCGATTCGTAAGTCGTTCTCCGCGACCGACGACGCTGGCCGAACCCGGTATGACCCGCACTCTGGGTCCTGGCACGCTATCCGCGCGGCGCGGTGTCGTCTGGGTATCGGAACCGTCCCTCGGGGCAAGCCTGTTCATGGACATGCTCGACCAGGCGGAACTCGACGAGGCAAGCGGCCCGCGCGCCGCAGTGATACCACTGACGCGGACAAGCTGGCTCACGCTGTTCGACGAGTCGACGGTGTCGGCCAAGTCAACTGAAGCGCTGGCGCGGGAAGGCGCCTTGCTGCCGGCACTTGCCTTCTTTCACGTCGTTGCTTTCGCCCTGGAGCGCCTGAACCGCCGATTGGCCGTGGTCGACGAGGCGAGTCTCGACCGCGAGCGCACGACCAGCCACCGCACGGCCGAGAAGACCGCCCGGCGGCGGCTGTTCAACATCTACGACCTGCCGATCGAACGGGATGCCGATTTGGAGGACACGGCTCTTGCCGATGCCTTGAGAATCGTCGGCCGGCATCAGGGAATCGACTTCCGGATTCCGTCGCGCTCGGTACCTTCCGATGCTCCAGTCGGCCTCGTTGACATTCTCGATGCGTCAGGCGTACGCGCCAGGCGCGTGCGATTCAGGGCCGAGGGCAACTGGTGGCGCGGCGACAGCAACGCACTGCTGGCCTTTCGCGCCGTCGACGGCCGGCCCGTGGCCCTGCTGCCAGGGATGTTCGGGCGCTACCGCGAGGTGGACCCGGCCAGCAAGCGCAGCGTGCGGATGACCGCGGATCGCGCCGGAGCGTTGCAGCAGGATGCGTGGATGTTCTATCCGCCGTTGCCTTCGGAGAACGTGAAGCTGGCGGACCTGCTGCGAATCGCCCTGCATGGATCGGCCGGGGATATCGTGCGGCTGGTAATTGCCGGCATTCCGGGCGGCCTGATCAAACTGCTGCCGGCGCTCGCCCTGGGATTCGTTGCGAACCACATCGTAGCGGGCGGCAGCGCCGGAGTGCTCTACGCAGTGGCCGTGACGTTAGCGGCGTTCGGCTTGCTCGGCGCGTTGCTGCACCTGCTGCAGAACACGGCGATGATGCGGCTCGAGGGGCGCTCGGCGTCACGTGTCGAAGCTGCCTTCTGGGACCGCCTCATGCGCCTTCCGTCAGGGATTCTGCACCGCCATTCAGCCGGCGATCTCGCCATGTCCGGAATGACGTTCCAGAATATGCGCGATGGCCTGCAGGGAGTCGTCGTCGACAGCGCGCTCTCGGTCATTTTTCTACTTCCCGTTTTCGCCGTCATCTTCTTCTACGATGCCGCGCTCGGGGTCATCGCTCTGCTTTTCAGCCTGGCTTCGCTGCTGATTACCGTAGCCATTGGGCTACGCCAGATGTCACCTTCCGGGCGGATGATCAACGCATCACGTCGCGTCGCCGGCCGGCTGTTCCAGATCGTGGAGGGTATCGCCAAGCTGCGCGTCGAAAACGCGGAGGGATCGGCTTTCGCCATCTGGGCACGGGACTATCGTGAGCAGAAGCGCGCAGAGCTCGAACTCGGCGCGCTCGAAGGACATTCGCGGGCACTCGGCGCCGCGCTCCCCTTTCTGGCCGGTGGAGTGCTGTTGTTCGCGGTGGTAACGGTGGGCGACCGGAACGTCCCGGTCGGCGATTTTCTCGTCGTGTACACCGTCTTCATCGCGTTCCAGTACGCCATCGCCCGGCTCGGCGGGTCTTTGGGCACCGTTGCCGCCTTGCTGCCGGCGTTCGATCAGATGCGCCCGATACTTGCTGCAACGCCGGAAATCGAGGTCGAAGGGGCGCCTGTCGAACGTCTGGGCGGCGAGATTCTGTTCGACCATATTTCCTTCCGCTACGATTCCGACGGCCCGTTGATTCTCGACGACGTCACGATTCGGGCCCGTCCCGGCGAGTTCGTCGCGATCGCCGGCGAGTCCGGTGCCGGCAAGAGCACCCTGTTCCGCCTGGCACTTGGAATCGACCGGCCATCCGCCGGTGCGGTGTACTACGACGGCCGTGACTTGAAGCACCTGAACCTGAAGCAGGTGCGCCGAAAGATCGGGGCGGTTCCACAGTCGGTGCGACTCCACCCCCAGGATCTCTGGGACAACATCGTCGCGCACCACGAGGGAACAACTACCGAGGAGGTGTGGCAATCGGCCCGGACGGCTGGCATCGAACGCGAAATCAAGGCCATGCCCATGGGCATGATGACGATGGTTGGCGCCAGCGGATCCGTCGTGTCAGGCGGGGAGAGTCAGCGCGTCACGATTGCCCGCGCTCTCATCGGCACCCCGCGAATCATGCTGCTTGACGAGGCAACCAACTGGCTCGACAACGAGAGCCAGGCCGAGGTCATGCAGAACCTGGCCCTCCTGACCTCCACCCGGATCGTCATCGCCCATCGACTGTCGACGCTGGAACAGGCTGACCGCATCTACGTGATGCAGGCCGGAAAGGTCGTGCAAAGCGGTACTTTCGAGGAACTTATGGAGGTTGACGGGGTGTTCAAGGAGCTGGTCAAGAGGCAAGTAGCCTGA